The proteins below come from a single Acidobacteriota bacterium genomic window:
- the argC gene encoding N-acetyl-gamma-glutamyl-phosphate reductase — MTKIRVAIFGGSGYGGSELLRILLFHPNVEIAFVTANEQAGKSVGEVHRNLNGLTDLVFQRAPGDLSLLTDIDLVFFALPHGQALSLAPHLPAGVKAIDLSGDFRIDDADIFKQFYKLDHAGEIQSEFVYGLTETSRYAVRDARFIANPGCFATATLLALAPIVKSGLITGKIVVDAKTGSSGSGVKPAPNTHHPQRMNSFYAYKPFTHQHVPEIEQHLRRVGEFSSDLVFMTHSLPVSRGIFASCYLETTVNVTNEDLNNLYKHFYDGSFFLRIVDGSPDINWVKNTNFCDIAIHSNGKQVVVFSAIDNLVKGAAGQAVQNMNLMFGLDETTALVFTGGNP, encoded by the coding sequence ATGACGAAGATACGCGTGGCAATTTTCGGCGGCTCGGGCTACGGCGGAAGCGAGCTTCTGCGAATATTGCTGTTTCATCCGAACGTCGAGATCGCCTTTGTAACGGCTAATGAACAGGCAGGAAAAAGCGTCGGTGAGGTGCACAGGAATCTTAATGGGCTGACGGATCTGGTTTTCCAGAGAGCTCCCGGGGATCTGTCTTTGCTCACCGACATTGACCTTGTCTTTTTTGCTCTGCCGCATGGCCAGGCGTTGAGTCTTGCCCCGCATCTGCCCGCAGGTGTTAAGGCCATTGATCTTTCCGGCGATTTTCGGATCGATGATGCGGATATTTTCAAGCAGTTTTACAAGCTGGATCACGCCGGCGAGATTCAGAGCGAATTCGTTTACGGACTGACCGAAACGAGCCGTTATGCGGTCCGCGACGCCAGATTTATCGCAAATCCAGGATGTTTTGCGACCGCAACACTGCTGGCACTGGCTCCAATAGTGAAAAGCGGATTGATAACCGGAAAGATAGTCGTGGATGCAAAAACAGGATCGAGCGGCTCAGGTGTCAAACCTGCCCCGAACACACATCATCCGCAGCGAATGAATTCGTTTTACGCATACAAACCTTTCACGCATCAGCACGTGCCCGAAATAGAACAGCATCTGCGACGCGTCGGTGAGTTTTCGAGCGATCTTGTGTTTATGACTCACAGTTTGCCTGTTTCGCGAGGCATATTTGCTTCGTGCTATCTGGAAACGACCGTGAATGTGACAAATGAAGATCTAAATAACCTCTACAAGCACTTTTACGACGGCTCGTTCTTTTTACGGATCGTTGACGGCTCGCCGGATATCAATTGGGTGAAGAATACGAATTTTTGCGACATCGCCATTCATTCAAACGGCAAACAGGTCGTCGTATTTTCAGCCATCGATAACCTCGTGAAAGGAGCGGCCGGACAAGCGGTGCAGAACATGAACCTGATGTTCGGGTTAGATGAGACCACGGCTTTAGTATTCACCGGCGGAAATCCCTAA
- a CDS encoding ABC transporter permease encodes MNLITLFLSELQAITNLFWRSLKGLTKSPRYFGEIINQMDQIGVGSLGIVVLTGFFTGGVLILQAYPTLAYYGAQSNAGQGVATSLIRELGPVLTALMVAGRVGSAISAELGAMVVSQQIDAMRALGTSPARKLVTPRIIALVVTLPLLTVAADLFGLIGGGVIAKQIYGLDTNVYISSVRTGTDINDLLTGIIKPIFFGLIIALISCHKGLTTKGGTVGVGVSTTQAVVASSINVIVVDFFLSKLLQSVLGGTLF; translated from the coding sequence ATGAATTTGATCACACTATTTCTTTCTGAGCTGCAGGCGATCACTAATCTTTTTTGGCGCTCGCTCAAAGGACTGACCAAATCGCCGCGATACTTCGGCGAGATCATAAATCAGATGGATCAGATTGGTGTCGGATCGCTCGGCATCGTCGTTCTTACCGGCTTTTTCACCGGGGGAGTGTTGATACTTCAGGCATATCCGACGCTTGCATACTACGGTGCTCAAAGCAATGCCGGCCAGGGAGTCGCTACTTCACTGATACGAGAACTTGGTCCGGTATTGACCGCTCTGATGGTTGCTGGCCGCGTTGGCTCGGCGATCTCAGCAGAACTGGGAGCTATGGTCGTTTCGCAGCAGATAGATGCAATGCGGGCTCTCGGAACCTCGCCGGCAAGAAAACTGGTAACGCCGAGAATAATAGCTCTTGTCGTTACACTTCCGCTGTTAACGGTTGCGGCCGATCTTTTCGGCCTGATCGGCGGCGGAGTGATCGCAAAACAGATCTACGGCCTCGACACAAATGTTTATATTTCGTCTGTTCGGACCGGCACGGACATTAATGACCTGCTGACAGGTATCATTAAGCCTATATTCTTTGGCCTGATCATAGCCCTTATTTCATGTCACAAAGGCCTGACCACAAAGGGTGGGACAGTCGGCGTTGGCGTATCCACCACACAGGCAGTGGTCGCGTCTTCGATCAACGTGATCGTCGTGGATTTTTTCTTGTCAAAACTGTTGCAGAGTGTTCTGGGCGGGACATTGTTCTGA
- a CDS encoding ArgR family transcriptional regulator, protein MHKRSRQNVLIEIIENLSIFSQAELAAELAAKGFKVTQASVSRDLDELDIVKVEGRYVRSKNVVPETDLGTVTFDTAGENLIVGRCASGLASAITVRIDRSEISAIVGTIAGDDTIFIAVKDPAAQKAVLTRLVTQFGRG, encoded by the coding sequence ATGCACAAAAGATCTCGACAAAATGTACTGATCGAAATAATCGAGAACCTGTCAATTTTTTCACAGGCGGAACTTGCCGCCGAACTTGCGGCAAAGGGCTTCAAGGTAACCCAAGCAAGCGTTTCAAGGGATCTGGACGAACTCGACATTGTAAAGGTTGAAGGGCGATATGTGCGGAGCAAAAATGTGGTGCCGGAAACGGATCTGGGAACCGTCACATTCGACACGGCAGGTGAAAACCTGATCGTTGGCCGCTGTGCTTCCGGCCTCGCCTCGGCAATTACCGTCCGGATAGATCGCAGTGAGATATCAGCGATCGTCGGAACGATCGCGGGTGACGACACTATCTTTATTGCGGTGAAGGATCCGGCGGCCCAAAAAGCCGTTCTTACGCGCCTTGTAACACAGTTCGGGAGAGGTTAG
- a CDS encoding ATP-binding cassette domain-containing protein gives MALDELQNSERRDAEDFSRVHASEVYKRRLQPAIEFRDVELAFDDQVILDKVSFSVRRGETKFVLGGSGTGKSTIINLILGLLKPDAGQILVEGEDITDFDDVELMRIRQNIGMVFQEGALFDSLSVYDNVAYRLHETKISEDEVEHEVRRMLRFVDLEESIDKMPSELSGGMRRRVGVARALVGNPSIVLFDEPTAGLDPPTARTICELAIKLRDIEDVSSIFVTHEMNNLDYISTEYALLDRKGQVYFENEGLTRCQVNTEVLMLRKGKVIFSGREEVLRESQDPYIKRFLRGK, from the coding sequence ATGGCACTCGATGAACTCCAAAATTCTGAAAGAAGGGACGCTGAGGATTTTTCGCGCGTCCACGCGTCCGAAGTTTATAAGCGGCGCCTGCAGCCGGCGATCGAATTTCGAGATGTTGAACTCGCCTTTGATGACCAGGTCATCCTCGATAAGGTCAGCTTTTCGGTAAGGCGCGGTGAAACCAAATTTGTCCTCGGCGGATCTGGTACCGGAAAATCGACGATCATCAACCTTATCCTCGGCCTTTTGAAACCGGATGCCGGGCAGATCCTCGTTGAGGGTGAGGATATCACTGACTTTGACGATGTCGAGCTAATGCGGATCCGGCAGAACATTGGAATGGTGTTCCAGGAAGGAGCTCTTTTCGATTCCCTGTCTGTTTATGATAATGTTGCGTACCGACTGCATGAAACGAAGATATCGGAGGACGAAGTTGAACACGAGGTTCGCCGTATGCTTCGATTCGTTGATCTTGAAGAGTCGATAGATAAAATGCCGAGCGAACTATCCGGCGGTATGCGTCGCCGCGTAGGTGTCGCTCGTGCTCTGGTTGGAAATCCAAGTATTGTTCTCTTTGATGAGCCGACTGCTGGACTCGATCCGCCTACGGCTAGAACTATATGCGAACTTGCAATTAAACTAAGAGATATCGAAGATGTCTCGTCGATCTTTGTTACGCATGAGATGAATAATCTCGATTATATTTCGACGGAATACGCACTGCTCGATCGTAAAGGCCAGGTGTACTTTGAAAATGAAGGTCTTACGCGATGTCAGGTAAACACTGAGGTTCTGATGCTCCGTAAGGGGAAAGTGATCTTTAGCGGGCGCGAGGAAGTGTTGCGTGAATCGCAGGATCCGTATATTAAACGTTTTCTCAGAGGGAAATAA
- a CDS encoding MCE family protein has protein sequence MPRSNQKLKYSELRVGIFMLAALLVTGFLILNSSGSFNPFEKKTKLKVRFESADGLHAGADVQLAGVSIGKVEDVTFLPPDSKPGERIEATLSVVQVLDKKSITELIRTDSKAQLIATSILGNDKMVNITAGTAKGNPIEENAVLETTASGGLNQFAAKGTDVLETIDRLAIPANEILNKANQGEGTLGRVINDETLYNSLDGAVAETKMTMLKLQSTIERVNSGQGSAGKLVNDPALYNSLNSTIAQLEAISADIKAGKGSAGKFLNDEALYNETRDTVAELKKSAEKISTIADDVKSITADLKQGKGTAGKLLTDDKFYDETKDAIARFNVTIQRVDKVLADAQAGKGTIGKLLNDETLYNSVNQTANNVATFTGEGTKLLDDFRKNPKKYLRIKLAIF, from the coding sequence ATGCCGAGAAGCAATCAAAAACTTAAATACAGCGAGCTGCGGGTTGGTATTTTTATGCTCGCGGCGCTTTTGGTTACGGGCTTTCTGATTCTTAATTCGAGTGGAAGCTTTAATCCGTTCGAAAAGAAAACAAAGCTGAAAGTGCGCTTCGAGAGCGCTGACGGCCTGCACGCCGGAGCAGATGTTCAGCTTGCGGGCGTATCGATCGGCAAAGTTGAGGATGTGACCTTCCTTCCGCCAGACTCCAAGCCCGGCGAGCGAATTGAAGCGACACTGAGCGTTGTACAAGTTCTCGATAAAAAGTCAATCACCGAATTGATCCGAACTGATTCTAAGGCCCAGCTTATTGCAACATCGATCCTTGGCAACGACAAGATGGTCAATATAACTGCGGGAACCGCCAAAGGTAACCCGATCGAGGAAAACGCCGTCCTCGAAACGACTGCGTCGGGTGGATTGAACCAGTTTGCGGCAAAAGGAACCGACGTTCTAGAGACCATAGATAGACTGGCCATTCCTGCAAACGAAATTCTTAATAAAGCCAACCAGGGGGAAGGCACGCTCGGCCGGGTTATCAACGACGAGACGCTTTATAACAGCCTCGACGGAGCCGTGGCGGAAACCAAAATGACAATGCTCAAGCTTCAGTCGACGATCGAGCGCGTTAACAGCGGTCAGGGCAGTGCCGGAAAGCTGGTCAACGATCCGGCACTTTACAACAGCCTGAACAGCACAATCGCCCAGCTCGAAGCGATCTCGGCGGACATCAAAGCCGGTAAGGGTTCCGCGGGCAAATTCCTGAACGATGAAGCGCTTTACAACGAAACGCGTGATACAGTCGCGGAACTTAAGAAATCAGCGGAAAAGATCTCGACCATTGCCGACGATGTAAAATCAATAACCGCCGACCTTAAGCAAGGAAAAGGCACCGCTGGAAAACTCCTGACGGACGACAAATTCTACGACGAAACGAAAGACGCTATCGCCCGATTCAACGTCACGATCCAGCGTGTTGACAAAGTTCTCGCGGACGCACAAGCGGGAAAAGGTACGATCGGCAAACTTCTGAACGACGAAACCCTCTACAACAGCGTGAATCAGACTGCGAACAATGTCGCGACATTCACCGGCGAGGGCACGAAGCTTCTCGACGATTTTCGTAAGAATCCAAAGAAATACCTCAGAATCAAGCTGGCAATATTCTAA